The DNA region GTAGTGGTtggtgttttgattttttttggaaagggAGTGTGTGCGAGTTGTCTATTTCAAGAATAGATTGGATCTATCCGGCTGCACTTTAGAATATTTTTTAGTATTTTTCGGATAAATAAGAAAAGGGTGCACGATCTCGACGAATTACTTCTGAATAAATTCAGAAATCATATGGAAGAACCATAGCATTTCGCGACTCATTGGTAAATCAATTTTGATTCTCTATAAACCAAGAATGTGAGACCATTAACACGGTTAAAGCTAAACTGCTTGAAGTCCAGGCAAAAAGAGGTACTCTTTCTACAACTATATTAGTATTAGTACCGAATTTAAACGGGAAATAGCTAATGTAAAATTTATCTGATATAGAACACTCATATCGATAAAATGGTTTGAACTATTtactagaaaaaaaaagaaggggcaCCCTGCCCTTTTTTAACCAATGCCGAATCGACGACCTATGTATAAAAAAGAGAAATTTTTtggatttgaagaaaaaaaaaaaagaattctattaattttcattttCCATTTATTTAGTTAGTTTTTCTTAATGAAATTGAAATTATTAACTAAAGggcaaatataaataaagaaacaactttgctgaccatgatatatttttatctaggcGGAAGAGTCCTCTTAATATTTATCTAGTCTTATATAGGTTTCGGTATATTGAAATATAAACATAAAAAATAAGATAGAGGATAGGCTCATTACTTATACTTAAAAAAAGATATGGAAATTGctatagcaaaaaaagaaaaaaaggagcgtGAGAGCCAAATGAATCGAAAGATTCATGTTTGGTTCGGGAAGAGATCATAAAAGTTGTAAACTTACAAAATAATCTACTTTCATTAAAAGATTTATTAGATAATCGAAAACAGAGGATCTTGAGTACTATTCGAAATTCAGAAGAATTGCGTAGAGGGACCATTGAGCAACTCGAAAAAGCTCGGATTCGATTACAGAAAGTCGAACTAGAAGCGGATGAGTATCGAATGAATGGATACTCTGAGATAGAACGAGAAAAAGCAAATTTGATTAATGCTACTTCTATTAGTTTGGAACAATTAGAAAAGTCTAAAAACGAAACCCTTTATTTTGaaaaacaaagggcaatgaatCAGGTCCGACAGCGGGTTTTCCAACAGGCCGTACAAGGAGCTCTAGGAACTCTGAATAGTTGTTTGAATACCGAGTTACATTTCCGTACGATTCGTGCTAATATTGGCATTCTCGGGTCCCTGGAATGGAAGagataattaaattaattaggcCTTGAACTTCTACTTTCGTTTAGAATTTAGGCATTATTTTTCCCCTTGCTTTCGAAAAAAGAGTCAAGAAACACTAATGGCAACCCTTCGAGTCGACGAAATTCATAAAATTCTCCGCGAACGTATTGAACAATATAATAGGAAAGTAGGGATTGAGAATATAGGTCGCGTAGTTCAAGTGGGGGATGGGATTGCTCGTATTATAGGTCTTGGTGAAATAATGTCGGGTGAATTAGTCCAATTTGCAGAAGGTACTAGGGGTATTGCTCTGAATTTGGAATCCAAAAATGTTGGGATTGTATTAATGGGCGATGGGTTGATGATACAAGAGGGCAGTTTTGTAAAAGCAACAGGAAGAATTGCTCAGATACCCGTGAGTGAGGCTTACTTGGGTCGTGTTGTAAATGCTCTGGCTAAACCTATTGATGGGAAAGGCGAAATTATAGCTTCCGAATCTCGCTTAATTGAATCTCCTGCTCCAAGTATAATTTCCAGGCGTTCCGTATACGAACCTCTTCAAACAGGGCTTATTGCTATCGATTCGATGATTCCTATAGGGCGCGGTCAGCGAGAGTTAATTATTGGGGACAGACAGACTGGCAAAACAGCAGTAGCTACAGATACAATTCTCAATCAAAAAGGGCaaggtgtaatatgtgtttatgtAGCTATCGGTCAAAGAGCATCCTCCGTAGCTCAAGTAGTAACTACTTTCCATGAGGAGGGGGCCATGGAATACACTATTGTAGTAGCTGAAATGGCGGATTCACCTGCTACATTACAATACCTCGCTCCTTATACGGGAGCAGCCCTGGCTGAGTATTTTATGTACCGCGAACGGCATACTTTAATAATTTATGATGATCTCTCCAAACAGGCACAAGCTTATCGCCAAATGTC from Hordeum vulgare subsp. vulgare unplaced genomic scaffold, MorexV3_pseudomolecules_assembly, whole genome shotgun sequence includes:
- the LOC123420112 gene encoding ATP synthase subunit alpha, chloroplastic, translating into MATLRVDEIHKILRERIEQYNRKVGIENIGRVVQVGDGIARIIGLGEIMSGELVQFAEGTRGIALNLESKNVGIVLMGDGLMIQEGSFVKATGRIAQIPVSEAYLGRVVNALAKPIDGKGEIIASESRLIESPAPSIISRRSVYEPLQTGLIAIDSMIPIGRGQRELIIGDRQTGKTAVATDTILNQKGQGVICVYVAIGQRASSVAQVVTTFHEEGAMEYTIVVAEMADSPATLQYLAPYTGAALAEYFMYRERHTLIIYDDLSKQAQAYRQMSLLLRRPPGREAYPGDVFYLHSRLLERAAKLNSLLGEGSMTALPIVETQSGDVSAYIPTNVISITDGQIFLSADLFNAGIRPAINVGISVSRVGSAAQIKAMKQVAGKSKLELAQFAELQAFAQFASALDKTSQNQLARGRRLRELLKQSQANPLPVEEQIATIYTGTRGYLDSLEIEQVNKFLDELRKHLKDTKPQFQEIISSSKTFTEQAEILLKEAIQEQLERFSLQ